Proteins encoded together in one Eubalaena glacialis isolate mEubGla1 chromosome 7, mEubGla1.1.hap2.+ XY, whole genome shotgun sequence window:
- the TCTE1 gene encoding dynein regulatory complex subunit 5 produces MPGGPGSTIWSPPSAKDTFAGSDCSFPLATTQCIESGSKPRARAVCRAEQPLFRLQSQGRDTCSKAPSMEETQITPSLSVPSWSSISTQDQSSISTQDQSSTAGQASSRGPQPSKLSVIPPPVKSKGPSSGAGVRRMRRIIAEDAEWSVAIVPLLTELCIQHIVKNFQNNPILKQLPPEHQKKVLNHLSPDLPLAVTANLIEDESYWRRCCTQRWPVCHVDEHGGSWKRTFFELHLENLLKHFIPSTTDPEVILNLLPLCRNYVHTIRVDQFLPPVQLPAPLRGGDQSDSGSEGEMEEPATDHYQLGDLVAGLSHLEELDLVYGVKDCGMNFEWNLFLFTYRDCHSLAAAVKACHTLKIFRLTRSKVDDDKARILICSLLDHAALEELDLSHNLIGDRGARAAAKLLGHSRLRVLNLANNQVRAPGAQSLAHALAHNSDLVSLNLRLNCIEDEGGQALAHALQTNKCLTTLHLGGNELSEPTATLLSQVLSINTTLTSINLSCNHIGLDGGKQLLEGMSDNKTLLEFDLRLSDIAQESEYLIGQALCANREAARQRALSPSHFMSPATAKGPENPAG; encoded by the exons ATGCCTGGAGGACCAGGGAGCACCATCTGGTCCCCTCCATCTGCCAAGGACACCTTTGCTGGTTCAGATTGTTCCTTCCCACTGGCCACTACACAGTGCATCGAGTCAGGGAGCAAACCCAGAGCACGAGCTGTGTGCCGGGCCGAGCAGCCCCTGTTCCGCCTGCAGTCTCAGGGCAGGGACACCTGCAGCAAGG CCCCCAGCATGGAGGAAACCCAGATAACACCCTCACTGTCGGTCCCCAGCTGGTCCTCAATCTCCACCCAGGACCAGTCCTCCATCTCCACCCAGGACCAGTCCTCCACTGCCGGCCAAGCTTCGAGCAGAGGCCCACAGCCCTCAAAGCTCTCTGTCATCCCACCCCCAGTGAAGTCCAAGGGCCCGAGTTCCGGGGCTGGGGTACGTCGGATGCGCAGGATCATCGCTGAGGATGCTGAGTGGTCAGTGGCCATTGTGCCCCTCCTCACAGAACTCTGCATTCAGCACATTGTCAAGAACTTCCAGA ACAACCCTATCCTGAAGCAGCTGCCCCCAGAGCATCAGAAGAAGGTCCTGAACCACCTGTCCCCCGACCTGCCGCTGGCTGTGACCGCCAACCTGATAGAGGATGAGAGCTACTGGCGCCGCTGCTGCACGCAACGCTGGCCCGTGTGCCACGTGGACGAGCACGGCGGCAGCTGGAAGCGCACGTTCTTCGAGCTGCACCTGGAGAACCTGCTGAAGCACTTCATCCCAAGCACCACGGACCCCGAGGTGATCCTCAACCTGCTGCCGCTCTGCAGGAACTACGTGCACACGATCCGGGTGGATCAGTTCCTTCCGCCCGTGCAGCTCCCTGCCCCACTTCGGGGCGGGGATCAGTCCGACTCCGGCAGCGAAGGAGAGATGGAGGAGCCGGCCACGGACCACTACCAACTGGGCGACCTGGTGGCTGGCCTGAGCCACCTGGAGGAGCTGGACCTGGTATACGGTGTCAAGGACTGTGGCATGAACTTCGAGTGGAACCTCTTCCTCTTCACCTACCGCGACTGCCACTCCCTGGCAGCCGCAGTCAAGGCATGCCACACCCTCAAG ATCTTCAGGCTGACCCGAAGCAAGGTGGACGACGACAAGGCCCGCATCCTAATCTGCAGCCTCCTGGACCACGCGGCCCTAGAGGAGCTGGACCTGTCACACAACCTCATTGGAGACCGGGGCGCGCGCGCCGCCGCCAAGCTGCTGGGCCACAGCCGCCTGCGCGTGCTCAACCTCGCCAACAACCAGGTGCGCGCGCCTGGCGCCCAGTCGCTGGCTCACGCCCTGGCGCACAACAGCGACCTCGTCTCCCTCAACCTGCGCCTCAACTGCATCGAGGATGAGGGCGGCCAGGCGCTCGCCCACGCCCTGCAGACCAACAAGTGCCTCACCACACTGCACCTCGGGGGCAACGAGCTGTCCGAGCCCACGGCCACGCTCCTCTCCCAGGTCCTGTCCATCAACACCACGCTCACTAGCATCAACCTGTCCTGCAACCACATCGGGCTG GATGGTGGGAAGCAGCTTCTAGAAGGCATGTCAGACAACAAGACCCTCCTGGAGTTTGATTTGCGCCTGTCAGATATCGCCCAGGAGAGCGAGTATCTCATCGGCCAGGCCCTCTGTGCCAACCGCGAAGCAGCCCGCCAGCGGGCCCTGAGTCCCAGCCACTTCATGTCACCAGCCACTGCCAAGGGCCCTGAGAACCCTGCGGGATAA
- the TMEM151B gene encoding transmembrane protein 151B, with protein sequence MSPPGSAAGESGGGGGGGGGPGVPEEPTAAAAADEGPAREEQRPIQPSFTKSLCRESHWKCLLLSLLMYGCLGAVAWCHVTTVTRLTFSSAYQGNSLMYHDSPCSNGYVYIPLAFLLMLYAVYLVECWHCQARHELQHRVDVSSVRERVGRMQQATPCIWWKAISYHYVRRTRQVTRYRNGDAYTTTQVYHERVNTHVAEAEFDYERCGVRDVSKALVGLEGAPATRLRFTKCFSFASVEAENAYLCQRARFFAENEGLDDYMEAREGMHLKNVDFREFMVAFPDPARPPWYACSSVFWAAALLTLSWPLRVLAEYRTAYAHYHVEKLFGMEGPSSAGGSAGGGLSPSDELLPPLTHRLPRVNTVDSTELEWHIRSNQQLVPSYSEAVLMDLAGLGARCAGGAAGGYAPTCRYGGVGGPGAAGLAPYRRSCEHCQRAVSSSSIFSRSALSVCASPRAGPGPGGGAGCGGSRFSLGRLYGSRRSCLWRSRSGSVNEASCPTEQTRLSSQASMGDDEDDEDEEEAGPPPPYHDALYFPVLIVHRQEGCLGHGHRPLHRHGSCVETSL encoded by the exons ATGTCCCCCCCTGGCTCGGCCGCGGGAgagagcggcggcggcggcggcggcggtggcggcccCGGGGTCCCGGAGGAGCCcacggcggcggcagcggcggacGAGGGCCCCGCCCGAGAGGAG CAGCGTCCCATCCAGCCCTCTTTCACCAAGTCCCTCTGCCGTGAGTCCCACTGGAAGTGCCTGCTGCTCTCGCTGCTCATGTACGGCTGCCTGGGGGCCGTGGCCTGGTGCCACGTCACCACGGTGACCCGCCTCACCTTCAGCAGCGCCTACCAGGGCAACAGCCTCATGTACCACGACAGCCCCTGCTCCAACGGCTATGTCTACATCCCCCTGGCCTTCCTGCTCATGCTGTACGCTGTCTACCTGGTGGAGTGCTGGCATTGCCAAGCCCGCCACGAGCTGCAGCACCGCGTGGATGTGAGCAGCGTGCGGGAGCGCGTTGGCCGCATGCAGCAGGCCACGCCCTGTATCTGGTGGAAGGCCATCAGCTACCACTATGTCCGCCGCACCCGCCAGGTCACCCGATACCGCAATGGAGACGCCTACACCACCACCCAG GTCTACCATGAGCGCGTCAACACGCACGTGGCCGAGGCCGAGTTCGACTACGAGCGCTGTGGCGTCCGCGACGTGTCCAAGGCGCTGGTGGGGCTGGAGGGCGCGCCGGCCACGCGGCTGCGCTTCACCAAGTGCTTCAGCTTCGCCAGCGTGGAGGCCGAGAACGCGTACCTGTGCCAGCGCGCGCGCTTCTTCGCCGAGAACGAGGGCCTGGATGACTACATGGAGGCACGCGAGGGCATGCACCTCAAGAACGTGGACTTCCGCGAGTTCATGGTGGCCTTCCCCGACCCGGCCAGGCCGCCCTGGTACGCCTGCTCGTCCGTCTTCTGGGCTGCGGCGCTGCTCACGCTGTCGTGGCCGCTGCGCGTGCTGGCCGAGTACCGCACGGCCTACGCGCACTACCACGTGGAGAAGCTTTTCGGCATGGAGGGCCCGAGCTCGGCCGGCGGCAGCGCGGGCGGCGGCCTCAGCCCCAGCGACGAGCTGCTGCCCCCGCTCACGCACCGCCTGCCGCGGGTCAACACGGTGGACAGCACGGAGCTCGAGTGGCACATCCGCTCCAACCAGCAGCTGGTGCCCAGCTACTCGGAGGCGGTGCTCATGGACCTGGCGGGGCTGGGCGCGCGCTGTGCTGGGGGCGCGGCGGGCGGCTACGCGCCCACGTGCCGCTACGGTGGGGTGGGTGGCCCAGGCGCAGCGGGCCTGGCCCCGTACCGGCGCAGCTGCGAGCACTGCCAGCGCGCCGTCAGCAGCTCGTCCATCTTCTCGCGCAGCGCTCTGAGCGTCTGCGCCAGCCCTCGGGCCGGACCGGGGCCCGGCGGCGGGGCGGGCTGCGGGGGCAGCCGCTTCTCCCTAGGCCGCCTGTACGGCTCCCGGCGCAGCTGCCTGTGGCGCAGCCGGAGCGGGAGCGTCAACGAGGCGAGCTGCCCCACCGAGCAGACGCGGCTGTCCAGCCAGGCCAGCATGGGGGACGACGAGGACGACGAAGACGAGGAGGAGGCCGGGCCGCCGCCGCCCTACCACGACGCCCTCTACTTCCCGGTGCTCATCGTGCACCGGCAGGAGGGATGTCTGGGCCACGGCCACCGGCCGCTGCACCGCCACGGCTCCTGCGTAGAGACCTCACTGTGA